The window ttctttggTGTATTCTCTGGTGGTATTggacgccgtgatgagttctttgtttttctctctttcgTGTACTTCCCAGCGGTATGGGACATAgtggtaagttcttgtgtttgtgttctaaagatggttgatgatgattatggcaaTTAGATGCCTTGCGATTGTGTATATGGCTTTATGTTTTCTAAatgatactcagttgttatggatATTATGGAGTATATAgagatagtatgtcatgttattgctttagtagtatagatgttgttacaTTGGTGTCAAAGCAGATTCAGGTTCGATCCTATTCCTTGACTGTaagattattgtcttactttatatcgtctGCCTACTGAATActcgtgttttggtactcatactacacttcagtacctttttggtgtagacccaGGTCCTAGTTGCCACCGTTGAGCTAGTTCGTGCGAGTTGACTATTCGGAGACAGGGTGAACTCTTGGAGATCGAACTGTCCTCTTTCCCTtctatccttatttgtcttttgttttcgagacaaatgtatgagattatttaagacattttagattctGAGATTGTAAATTCCCCTTGTCAAGTTTAGAACCTCTTGTATTAATAGTATCAGGTCGTaggatttgtgtttgaatattgGTTATCCTTAGGTGTAaaaatgttgttgttatatattgtgttctTATATAGAGTCCATGTTGGACGTTCTTACCGAGGTGACCCATTGCCATAGCTCCGGATTATGGTATTGTCTTACCTACCGGTGGGATgtggtaggtgtcatcatgactccaAACGGGGTCGTGACATAGGTGGCACacagtcaacttaaaaatgccataacttttcaaccgcatatcggatttaggtgaatttggtatcgatggagagcttattcaattttccacataatgaaaagtctaaatctgagaaattccacacgaaataaatattcttcattttggaagctatcccttaacattctaggaacgaattcaagctaggaaaagtacggggtattacaaatatatCGATTTTTAGAGTTTCATACCTGAACTATTAGGTGACGAGTTTTCTACCTGAACTATCACTAACTATTTGTTAAATGCATCTACAATATCAGTTGTTTTACTTTTCCTACCTTCCGCTCCACACACCCCTCTTCTACTTCCTATTGTACTTATCTAGATTATATATAATATTCTTCGagtactattttctaaaaaataaaaacattttttTGCGTACCGAACACATCATAATTTAATTAGTATATACTCTAATGAAAAGAAACCAAaacaatatacataaaatataccTTGATGAAGGAGAAAACTAGAGGATAAGGAGAATGCATGAAGAAGATAGATATGAAGAAAGAGCATAACCATCACTAATAACAATCTCATCCTCATTCTAGATTTATCGATATATTTATTGAATCCGTTAGGACAGATGAAATTTGAACGTCCAAAACTTTCGTTTTGACAAGGCGATGTTCTGACTAATTGAACTACGAtctaaggaaaaaaagaaatcaatttcaaaattgtCAACCTTAATACTAAGTAAAGaatatagatacataaaaatcatCTATGTTAGTATACTGGACAAGTAAAGATAGACGAACGGAGtacattattaaattatataactATCACTTTTTCGGAGTTCCATACTCAACAATCAGGTGTTCCGTTTTACTACGTGAATTATCACCATCTACGTGTTGTATAACACACATCGAAGTTGAATAGGCCAACTATCAGTTGTTCCATTTTCCTACCAGAACTATGACTGTCTACTCGACTACGTGTATTTTGGTACATAGATTACGATAATTCTTGTAGAAAAAGGGAGTAACTGATAGTTGCAGTTTGAaactattgaaaaaaataatgattcaGGTATGTTTTTGTCACCTAAAAACCTCAAGGTTGTCCAGAACATTGGGAATATCTTTCACTTGGCAATGTAGTTGTTATTGATCATCAAGAATAGCCCAAGCACAAGTTTTAGCATCAGCATTCTACTGGTAGTGAACTAGCCCTTTAGGGAACTCGAAAACGTCTCCTGTTTGCAATGTTGGATTGAATATCTTGTTCGTGGTATCGATGAATCCTACTTCCAGTGTGCCTGACACGAGGAAAAGTAGCTCGAATGAACGTGGATGACTGTGGACAGCGTTGACAGATCCTGCAGGATACTGTAGGATCGCGTAGGAAATACTTTGTCCGTTCAGGGCTGGAAACTCGGTCACGCTTGCCTTTGTCCCCTTGAATTTTTCAGGTGGTGGAGCTCCAACGAGGCCCCTCAGACCCGAGAAGGTGAAGTAAGAAGCGTCAACTGATAGAACGTCCAGTGGGAAAACAAAGTCTGTTAGGATGTCAGGGTTACCGGTTGATGCCAGTTGGAAAAGGACTAGTGATATCGCTAGAGATAACAGAACTATGCAGCTAGATGTTTTTGATTCCATGTTATCGCTGTTATGGTTCGGATGTGTTAAGGACATATCAAACAAGAATCGAGATTGAAGTCTCCGATGAATTGcaagaacaaaaaagaaattgTCAATACCGAAAACTTCAGAAGTTTGTTGTGTAAATTCAAGAAACAACACAAGTGCTCACCCTTTTCCAGTTCTGGCTTTCGGTATGGACAAGAGAAAACAGCTaacttttttcctttaaaaattgtTATGTTTTCGACATTAAGTACTTTGTTTTGTATACAAGATCAATGAGtccataaaaatattttcttgaagcATATAATTGATGAAACCTAAGGCATATTGAGCGATTTTCGAATTATAAAATCTTTAAATGTGGTTTCCATATAGTTTCTGCAAtcagaaacaaaaattaaaagaaaaggtcGAAAGCTTAGTAAACATCAATTACCAACTGGCTTGTAATTCAGTGACTATGATTCCACTCAGGGGCGGGGCTAGAGGGGTAGAAGGGGTTCATTTAATTCCTTTTCGGGGGAAAATCACACTCCTAATTAATTTTTCCGTAAGAGTTGTGCAAAATCAATGCATGCCAACTATTTTGAGACAGAAGGAGTATATAATAGCGATCAACCCCTGGCGAAAATCCTGCCTGTGCCATTGGTTCCGCATCATTGTTATCTTATGACTACTTATCTATATCCATTTACCTGTACCTTATAACCTCGTATAAAGAACGAAACTGGACTCATTTGTCCTAAAAAGTGTCCTATTCGTTGTAGCTGTCTTTTCCATTTCTTCAATGGCTTAAGCTAGTGATTCAGATATCTTGTCCGACTTCATTGTTCTTTTAGGAAGCTCTATTGATGGGAACTTATTTACCTTCAATGGTACGCTTGGAATTCGTGGCATCATCATTTTCAAAGTGACAAAAGTTAGCAAGGCAGATTTTCCAGCCGGAGGTCTATCAGAAAccacctctctacttcatctgaggtagtggtatggactgcgtacactttaccctccccagaccccactttgtgggaatatactggctatgttgttgttattggacGACCAGAGTGGTTTGTTGGAAATACTTCAGTTCCCCGGAGGAGGTGTCAGGTTGGATTTGTGGACACCACTAACAAGCTTTGCACTCAAGACTCTCCAAGTTGGTGACTTGTATGTGTTCCCTAAAGGAATAGTCCCTTATCAGTATAATTCTGATTGGAACAAATCAGCTACAGCCGTTTCTGGTTTTGGAAGCGCGAATTCTGGAATTGTTTCACTTCCTACAACATTGTTTGCTACAAGGATCGATGATCAGATTTTCACCAAGTCCTTTAAGTCTGGTGTCGCCACTATACAGAAGATCAAAGCTGGTCTTTCATCGTAGGCAATTTTCTGTACTTTTCACTACTAAATTTGTGTGTCCTGAGACTCTTGACATGTACTTGCAAGATAGTACTACATCACAAAATGCTGTAGATATTGTGTATTTGTGTACTCTTTGTTTGTTAAGAATCTTTACATGGACCAGTTTCCGCTAATGAAGGACAACATTGCTTCTCTTGATCAATAACAGCTATGGACATTGGACATTCATTAATACTTTTCTAACAAACAGTACATTACTCATATAATATGCTGGAACCGATTGAAAATAATACAATGTAAATATCAATTTGAGATatgaagtaaaatgttatgaaaaaattgtcccacattggaaaaatagagaaatgttaAGGCGTTTAGAggccaaatgggttctcccacctatcaGGCTAGTCTTTTGGGTTTGGGCTCTCCCGTTTGATTTTTAACATTGGTACTTTCATTGAGAGTCTCACGCGTTGGGCTgtgactcggagtggtggcctgcGCACTAGGAGTagtggcctggacccaagaggggtgtgAGCCGTGACCAATGAGGATCGATCCACGCGTGGAGCCACGACTCAGAGTGGTGACCTGGACCTAAGAGGGGTACCAAccgtgaccaacgaggtcgttggttctcaagtGGAGCcgattgttatgaaccaattgtcccatattggaaaaatagagaaatgctaaagGGTTTATAggccaaatgggttctcccacctatcaGGTTAttcttttgggttgggctctcccgtttggtttataacattggtaCTTTCATTGAGAGTCTCACGCGTTGGGCCGTGACTAGGAGTGGTGGTATGTGCGctaggagtggtggcctggacccaagaggggaGTCAATCATGACCGAGGTCATTGGTTCTCAAGCAGAGgcgattgttatgaaccaattgtcccaaaaaatagagaaatactaAGGGGTTTATAggccaaatgggttctcccacctatcaagagaaatgctaaggggtttataggcaaaatgggttctcccacctatcaggctagtcttttgggttgggctctcccatttggtttataacattggtaCTTTCATTGAGAGTCTCACGCGTTAGGTcgtgactcggagtggtggcctgcgcgctaggagtggtggcctggacctaagAGGGGTGCCAACCATGACCAAAgaggtcgttggttctcaagcgaagacgattgttatgaaccaattgtcccacattggaaaaatagagaaatgctaataGTTTATAagccaaatgggttctcccacctatcaggctagtcttttgggttgggctctcccgtttggtttataacaatGGTACTTTCATTAAGAGTCTCACGTGTTAGGCcgtgactcggagtggtggcctgcACGCTAGGAGTGGTGGCTTAGCCTGTGCGCTAGGACTGGTGGCCTGGACCCAGGAGTGGTGGCCTAGCCTGTGCGCTAGGAGTAGTGGCCTGGGCCCAAGAGgcgattgttatgaaccaattgtcccacgttggaaaaatagagaaattctAAGGGGTTCATGGGCCCAAGAGgcgattgttatgaaccaattgtcccacattggaaaaatagagaaattctAAGGGGTTTATAggccaaatgggttctcccacctatcaGGCTAGTGTTTGGGGTTGGGCTttcccgtttggtttataacaatGGTACTTTCATTGAGAGTCTCACTCGTTGGGTGTTGACTCGGAATGGTGGCCTGCGCGctaggagtggtggcctggacccaagaggggtgccagccgtgaccacCGAGGATTGATCCACGCATGGAGCCACGACTCAGAGTTGTGGCCTGGACCTAAGAGGGGTGCCAAccgtgaccaacgaggtcgttggttctcaagcggaggcgattgttatgaatcaattgtcccacattggaaaaatagagaaatgctaaggggttTGTAGGCAAAATGGGTTCTCCCACTTATCaggctagtcttttgggttgggctctcccgtttggtttataacataaAACCTCACAACTAACATTGTCCCCGAATTGTGACAATAGACCAACAACTATTTACACAAACATTTTGCAAACACCACTGAATTAATGGACTAAATGTGTCCCTTGTCACAACTTTGGTTGCTTTTGTATTCGATGGCGACTTTCTTGCCAACTCTTTCAAGAGTGGTTTTGATACTAGAGGCGGAGCTAAGGGGACACAAGGGGATTCATCCAAACCTCTTTGCCGaggtcaaaattattttttgtgtatataAAGTAGATGGTGAATCCCGTTGGTTTTTTGTGTGTTAACGTCTTTATATCTTGAATCCCCATAGTGAAAATTCTGATTCCGCCATTGGTTGCTACCATTCAGCAGATCTACTGTAGTCTTTCATCTTAAGCCATTAGTCATTTGGGGTTAAATTATCTGTTTGGTATGTTTGAAAATGAAACTACATGACATGAAGGTCTACATCACAAAATGCGTTGCTCGTGGGCTAAAAGATTAATCGCCACATTAAGAAACAAAAATGTAGACTTGAAAATACAGAAAGAATTGTATTACGGTGAAAGACCAGTCTTGATCTTCTGAATAGTGGCAATATCAGACTTGAAAGACTTGGCGAGAATCTGATCATCGATCCCTGTAGAAAACAATGTAGTAGGAAGAGAAACGGTTCCAGCATTTGCGCTGCCAAAACCAGAAACGGCTGTTGCTGATTTATTCCAATCAGAATTATACTGATAATGCACTAGTCCTTTAGGGAACACAAACAAGTCACCAACTTGAAGAGTCTGCGTGTAAAGCTTATTAGCAGTGTCCACAAATCCAACCTCGAGACTACCTTGAATGACGAATAGCACTTCAGCCGCACGAGGATGTGTGTGGGGTGGGTTGACACCACCTCCCGGAAACTGAAGCACTGCCAACGAAACACTCTGGCCATCCAAAGCCGGAAACTCTGCCTTGCTAGCTTTTGTCACTTTGAACTTTTCAATGACGCTGCCAAATATTCCACGTGTACCATTGAAGGTAAATAAGTTCCCATCTATAGAGCTTCCTACAGGAACAACGAAGTCAGACAAGATATCTGGATCACTAGCTTGAGCTATCGAAGAAATGGAAAAGATGGCTACAACAACAAGGACACTTTTCAAGAGGAATGAGGCCATTTTCCGCTCTTTCTACAACTCTAAACGATACAAGTTGTAAAACAATGATGATTAGTTCTGTTAGACCATAAATTTATATACGACCAAAACTGGAACCAAATTTGCTAAAAGAATAAGCCAGTTGGTAATAGATGTTAACTAAGCTTGACCTACTTTAAGTCTTTCATTGTTTTTGACAGCAGAAACTACCTGGAAATCACATATGAAGATTATATAATTCGAAAAACAGTCTCAATATCCCTCGGTTTCATCAGGTATATgcttcaagaaaatatttttgtggacACTTTGATCTTGTGCTTAAAGTCGAAAACACAacaatttttaaaggaaaaaagttAGTTGTTTTCTCTCGTCCATATTGAAAGACAGACTAGAAAGCAGCGAGTATTTGTGTTGTTTCTTCAATTGACACAATAAACTTATGGAGTAGTTTCCTATACTGCAATTCCTTGGAGACTTCAATGTCGATTCTTGTTTGATATGTTACCGATGTAGCTATAAAATCTTGCTCCTCAATCCATGTCCATGACACATTCAAATCGAGAAGAAATCATTCAAACACTTGAACCAAAACAGCGATAACATGGAATCGAAAACCTCAAGCTGCATAGTCCTGTTAGCTCTAGCAATATCATCACTAGTCGCTTTCCAAATAGCATTAGCTGGTGACTCTGACATCCTAACAGACTTTGTGATACCGGTTGAGGTTCCATCAGTTGATGCTTCTTACTTCACCTTCTCGGGCTTACGGGGCCTCATAGGAGCTCCACCACCAGAAAAATTCAAGGCGACAAAGGCAAGCATGGCTGAGTTTCCAGCCCTGAACGGACAAAGTGTTTCCTACGCGATCCTACAGTATCCTTCAGGATCTGTCAACCCTGTCCACACTCATCCACGTTCAGCCGAGTTACTTCTCCTCATGTCAGGCACACTGGAAGTAGGATTCATCGATACCACGAACAAGATTTTCACTCAAACATTGCAAACAGGAGACGTTTTCGTGTTCCCTAAAGGACTAGTACACTACCAGTACAATGCTGATGCAACAAACTGTGCTTGGGCTATATCTGCCTTTGGAAGTGCAAATGCAGGCACTGTTTCTATTCCTAACTCTGTGTTCAACACAAGCATTCCTAACAACATTTTGGCTAAGTCATTCAAGACTGATATCATGACCATTCAGAAAATCAAGGCAGGTCTAGCCTGAAGATTATATACCCGGGGCCGGCCGGCCGCTATGTTGcttgaactcttcaaaaatatcggCGTATATTCATTATCCTTAGAATCCAATACGGGTGCTgaaacatttttgaagagttcgagatacatgggttaagggttttttGTTACTTCATATTCTTGTTTTTCAACTACCAATGTATAAAATAATTAACCTTCATAGAATCTGAATAAGAAGGTCAATGGCATGATTTTAAAAAAACGAGACTTTCTTAATTAACAACAATACTCGATATAATATTAGGTGGATTCTAGAGAGTGTAATGTGTACGCATCACCCTTGTTGTTCTGAATTGTCCTTATCACTAGTACTTATATAAGATAATATAGTCAAACATAAATATACCAAACATAATTAATAATGATAATTTAGTAAAACAAACCCTATTTAAAAAATGGGGGGTcaccaattaaaataaaattaagagagTACCTcgctcatttttctttttatctctcCAATTCTGgttcaacttaaaataaaatctaatttctattttatttaatcGTCACCCTGATGACTTATATTTAAGAAACTTGTTTGGCTAAACAAGATCATCATCATGATCACAAGTGaggttatttttgtctttttcttttatttggatCTAGTCTGAATGAGAGAAATAAACAAGTAGTGTAATCTTTTAAAGTCACGTGACATTTTcagagttaaaaaataaattatgaatttttataatCTAGTAAATCTAAATATGTCAACGAAAAAGATAAACATACACCATTTATTAGATACGAGCAAATATATACACCATTTATTAACAACATAGATATCTATGCATAacattttttgtttaatgaatgAACGATATTTTCTCCGTCTCATATTAGTTAGTCATCttattaaaaataagggaaaaggatcaaaaatatccttctactttcataaattaattaaatttaccTCTTGTTATACACGGCTTTGGGCTACAGGtgataaaaagttttaaaatgaggtgtaggtgacacaagtcttaataattgagtggaggtgacaattacttaattatggattaagaaaatttaaaaaattttaaaataacccacaagttttttaatttacactttgatccaaatgttagttaatataacggaAAACGAAGGAAAAAAAGGTGCGTTTTTCTCTCGCCTTATCCGttgttattttttctctctcttcgcgatatttgtttttcattattgCTGCTTCTTTATTCaccatcttctgattcattatcatcattttatatttcattatcatcttcatattcttcttgttgaccattgttgttgttgttaccgcaactgctgctctttaaccaatttcttatgtcaaattttgtttcgtacatcactttcaactttggcatttactatagaggagactttggtaagtcaaattatgttttttagttgaatttgtcatatgggtaactgctagtgtgctgtttttccaacaatagctagcacgcgaacatgaatgcaacataagagcaatttgtttaaacagatccatcatTTGTGGCatcagataaatgttctgttgcaCCAGTAGACTCATGTTacccgtaatatgaatcgaatagatgggtttttttgcaacagattaataatctgttgcaccagattagtaatctatttcaatagataaataatctgttgcgcTAGATTACCaatttgtttcaatagataaataatctgttgcaccagaatatatatctattgtaaaagaatatttatctgttgcaacagataaataatttatttcaaacaacaaaatgcagctcctgtcacaaacccaacagataactcaacTCATATATTGATATCTTCCTATTGATACTGGATTccaattattccttaattgtagacatgtcattcgttaagaaaaaagtagacagcatgaaaattaaataagaattaaaacatcaaatgcatcaagcataaattttttattaaaccaaaaaaataaaaatacataggtaaaaggaaaaaaaaagattaattattattatcatcattattatttgtatggtcagccggtcaatcttcaaccggcagcagcagcgccctcctcagcctgtggatctcccgcagcatccttactctgacggcggccaactcctactgcaggtcatgaacctccttctacAGTTGgcatctcgtaaaatagcgacatcccacactagatcagtcatatctagaaaacgcataagttgacaaaacacaaatgtaaaaataaaaacaaaaataaaagtaaagaaaagaaagaattcgaatgtaatacaacgtatattttcacaaaaatcaagaaaaaaacttaccagagacagaaAAAAActatcaagttcttgaagagaaagtagttgaaggtgtaacaagagcaaggaataaatagagTAAAGcagaatgaacgattgagtaaggagggacctatttatagaggattgaacttgattgtgttaggcaaaaagtctCAACttttcacctctatttattaatgacatttcttgcttactgtaaaaagttatgatttaattaaattaaacaatattatgataagtcatgacttttcagcttattattattaataattagttctttccatccaggaaccatttttatattgagttgtgaccacaaattatatatctattgtatcagataactcatctgtgacaaaagatatatcatccgttggaacaatagataacctgttgcatcagataatctatctgttgcaacatataatctatatatcttttaaaaaaaattaccatcatatcattaatccaaattttctgactttttaattacataaattaataaaacaaatttaaagGCGCAACTGTTCACATCCAtttatcaatgacattcttgattactgtaaaaagttatgatttaattaaattaagcaatattgtgataagtcatgacttttcaacttattattattaataattagttctttccgtCCAGGAACCgtttttatattgagttgtggccacagattatatatttgttgcatcagataactcatctgtgataatagatatatcatccgaTGGAACaatagataacttgttgcatcagataatctatttgttgcaacatataatctatatatctttttttaaaaaattatcagcatatcattaatccaatttttttgactttttaactatataaattaataaaacagatttaaaggtccaactgttcacctccatttattaatgacattcttgattactgtaaaaaattatgacttaattaaattaagcaatattgtgataagtcatgacttttcagcttagtattattaataattagttctttccatccaggaaccatttttatattgagttgtgaccacatattatatatttgttgcatcagataactcatctgtgacaacagatatatcatccgttgaaataatagataacctattgcatcagataatctatttgttgcaacatataatctatatatccttttttttaaaaattatcatcatatcattaatccaaatttgctgacttttttattatataaattaataaaatagatttaaaaacaagaatatttttgttgagttttttatggtttaaattgtgtttatcatttatttccttattattttctgtgaaaagaaatgacttaattaaatcaagctggagtttttattattgtgaatagtcatgacttttcagcttattattattaattaattcttaaatttaaataacctttttctcaatttaaaaattaaagacacctaattttcaataaccgttttcttgataaaataataacaattttttttattgagttatggcaacagattgtatatctattgcatcagataacctatctgttgctACAGATATACTAGCTGCTGCAACAAACCAACCATCTGTTTtaggagttttttttatttcttctaacaactgattcatcagttacaacaaatgaggaatttgatgcatcagcagtgttatttgtttttgtttgtttgttgaatgtgtttaaaCAAAGAGTCACAATCACGactattcacctttttcttaacaatcatcattaTATAACTTAactaatccaatgttgtgacttttttttaaattaaataatctttcttttatggttataaattgtgcaTATCATTTAGTCCCTACCTCCAACTGTCGACATTTTgagaataggaaataaatagaatgataattaaatattaaataagaattaaacatttaaagtcgaccaaaccaaaccaaacatatacatagatttcttattcccttataggtagatcggatataaaaaaggaaaaatacctacgctaaaagaaagaaaaaacataacataattattactactactattattattatcattactattattattattactactactattattattgtcaaccggacaattttcatccgacagcagtagggccctcctcagccttgcttcgaagtcggccaaatccctctggagttcatcaaacggTCCAGTTTGAaagatgtaaagaaaaaaaagagaagcaatccaagagcaaaaattgagtttggagggcagcttgaaggatgcaaagaaacaaaaagaagcaatccaagagcaaaaattgagtttggccaagacgtgtttagaaaaatctaatgctctcgatgaaattgaataaacagatgactagcaagttgcaacagatgccacatctgttggaaaattcGGTGCTGCAGCATATATGGATAGTTCAGCACTTAATGTAGAACAGTTTTCTGGTAGAAGCAAGTCTTAAGAAGACATAATCAGTAATCTCCCGATATCAGCTTTCGTTGTGTCAAGTAGTTCTGTTGATATCTTGTCCTCTACGGGAGAAGATTGATCAGCAGAAAAACCAAGTGATTGAGATCGTTTAATCTAttgactaactcgagcaaagacATCTTCTAGATTATCAAA of the Capsicum annuum cultivar UCD-10X-F1 chromosome 11, UCD10Xv1.1, whole genome shotgun sequence genome contains:
- the LOC107847057 gene encoding germin-like protein 9-3 translates to MASFLLKSVLVVVAIFSISSIAQASDPDILSDFVVPVGSSIDGNLFTFNGTRGIFGSVIEKFKVTKASKAEFPALDGQSVSLAVLQFPGGGVNPPHTHPRAAEVLFVIQGSLEVGFVDTANKLYTQTLQVGDLFVFPKGLVHYQYNSDWNKSATAVSGFGSANAGTVSLPTTLFSTGIDDQILAKSFKSDIATIQKIKTGLSP
- the LOC107847056 gene encoding germin-like protein 9-3, translated to MESKTSSCIVLLALAISSLVAFQIALAGDSDILTDFVIPVEVPSVDASYFTFSGLRGLIGAPPPEKFKATKASMAEFPALNGQSVSYAILQYPSGSVNPVHTHPRSAELLLLMSGTLEVGFIDTTNKIFTQTLQTGDVFVFPKGLVHYQYNADATNCAWAISAFGSANAGTVSIPNSVFNTSIPNNILAKSFKTDIMTIQKIKAGLA